The following coding sequences are from one Streptomyces sp. NBC_00536 window:
- the frr gene encoding ribosome recycling factor: MIEETLLEAEEKMEKAVVVAKEDFAAIRTGRAHPAMFNKIVADYYGAVTPINQLASFAVPEPRMAIVTPFDASALRNIEQAIRDSDLGVNPSNDGRIIRVTFPELTGERRKEYIKVAKTKAEDSKISIRAIRRKAKDTLDKMVKDKEAGEDEVRRAEKELDDATAKYVAQVDELLKHKEAELLEV, from the coding sequence GTGATCGAAGAAACCCTCCTCGAGGCCGAGGAGAAGATGGAGAAGGCCGTCGTCGTCGCCAAGGAAGACTTCGCGGCGATTCGCACCGGCCGCGCGCACCCGGCGATGTTCAACAAGATCGTGGCCGACTACTACGGCGCGGTCACTCCCATCAACCAGCTCGCCTCCTTCGCGGTGCCCGAGCCGCGCATGGCCATCGTGACGCCCTTCGACGCGTCGGCCCTGCGCAACATCGAGCAGGCCATCCGCGACTCCGACCTCGGCGTCAACCCGAGCAACGACGGCCGCATCATCCGGGTCACCTTCCCCGAGCTGACGGGGGAGCGCCGCAAGGAGTACATCAAGGTCGCCAAGACCAAGGCCGAGGACTCCAAGATCTCCATCCGTGCCATCCGCCGCAAGGCGAAGGACACCCTCGACAAGATGGTGAAGGACAAGGAGGCCGGCGAGGACGAGGTGCGCCGCGCGGAGAAGGAGCTCGACGACGCCACCGCGAAGTACGTCGCGCAGGTCGACGAGCTGCTGAAGCACAAGGAAGCCGAGCTGCTCGAAGTCTGA
- the tsf gene encoding translation elongation factor Ts, with product MANYTAADVKKLRELTGVGMMDCKNALVESDGDVDKAIEALRIKGQKGVAKREGRSAENGAVASLIADDNTSGVIVELKCETDFVAKGDKFQAVTNQLAAHIAASNPADLDALLASEIEPGKTVQAFVDEANANLGEKIVLDRFAQFTGGYVSAYMHRTMPDLPFQIGVLVELDKENAEVARGVAQHIAAFSPKWLSEDEIPAEILESERRVAEEVTRAEGKPEAALPKIVEGRVKGFVRDNTLLGQSYALDAKKSVQKVLDEAGVTLVRFSRIKVGI from the coding sequence ATGGCGAACTACACCGCCGCTGACGTCAAGAAGCTCCGCGAGCTGACCGGCGTCGGCATGATGGACTGCAAGAACGCTCTGGTCGAGTCCGACGGCGACGTCGACAAGGCCATCGAGGCGCTCCGCATCAAGGGTCAGAAGGGCGTCGCCAAGCGCGAGGGCCGTTCTGCCGAGAACGGCGCCGTCGCTTCGCTCATCGCCGACGACAACACCTCCGGTGTCATCGTCGAGCTGAAGTGCGAGACGGACTTCGTCGCCAAGGGTGACAAGTTCCAGGCCGTCACCAACCAGCTGGCCGCCCACATCGCCGCGTCCAACCCGGCCGACCTCGACGCGCTGCTCGCGTCCGAGATCGAGCCCGGCAAGACCGTCCAGGCGTTCGTGGACGAGGCCAACGCCAACCTCGGCGAGAAGATCGTCCTGGACCGCTTCGCGCAGTTCACCGGCGGTTACGTCTCGGCGTACATGCACCGCACCATGCCCGACCTGCCGTTCCAGATCGGCGTCCTGGTCGAGCTGGACAAGGAGAACGCCGAGGTCGCCCGCGGCGTCGCGCAGCACATCGCCGCGTTCTCCCCGAAGTGGCTGTCCGAGGACGAGATCCCGGCCGAGATCCTCGAGTCCGAGCGTCGCGTGGCCGAAGAGGTCACCCGCGCGGAGGGCAAGCCCGAGGCTGCCCTGCCGAAGATCGTCGAGGGTCGTGTCAAGGGCTTCGTCCGCGACAACACCCTGCTCGGCCAGTCCTACGCCCTGGACGCCAAGAAGTCCGTCCAGAAGGTTCTGGACGAGGCCGGTGTCACCCTGGTGCGCTTCTCGCGCATCAAGGTCGGCATCTGA
- the pyrH gene encoding UMP kinase, which translates to MNQGVDPHTTASDDKSDHEKKGRRFMLKLSGEAFSGGGGLGVDPDVVHAIAREIAAVVRDGAEIAIVIGGGNFFRGAELQQRGMDRARSDYMGMLGTVMNCLALQDFLEKEGIDSRVQTAITMGQVAEPYIPLRAVRHLEKGRVVIFGAGMGMPYFSTDTTAAQRALEIDAEALLMGKNGVDGVYDSDPKKNPDAVKFDALEYSEVLSRDLKVADATAITLCRDNKLPILVFELLAEGNIARAVKGEKIGTLVSDQSTRA; encoded by the coding sequence ATGAATCAGGGCGTGGACCCCCACACCACCGCTTCCGACGACAAGAGCGACCACGAGAAGAAGGGTCGCCGCTTCATGCTCAAGCTGTCCGGCGAAGCCTTCTCGGGTGGCGGCGGGCTGGGTGTCGACCCTGACGTCGTGCACGCCATCGCCCGCGAGATCGCGGCCGTGGTCCGCGACGGCGCCGAGATCGCGATCGTGATCGGCGGCGGCAACTTCTTCCGCGGCGCCGAGCTCCAGCAGCGCGGCATGGACCGGGCCCGGTCCGACTACATGGGCATGCTGGGCACGGTCATGAACTGCCTCGCCCTCCAGGACTTCCTGGAGAAGGAGGGCATCGATTCCCGCGTCCAGACCGCCATCACCATGGGGCAGGTCGCGGAGCCGTACATCCCGCTGCGCGCCGTGCGCCACCTGGAGAAGGGACGCGTCGTCATCTTCGGCGCGGGCATGGGCATGCCGTACTTCTCCACCGACACCACCGCCGCCCAGCGCGCCCTGGAGATCGACGCCGAGGCCCTGCTGATGGGCAAGAACGGCGTGGACGGGGTCTACGACTCCGACCCGAAGAAGAACCCGGACGCGGTGAAGTTCGACGCGCTGGAGTACAGCGAGGTGCTGTCCCGCGACCTCAAGGTCGCCGACGCCACGGCCATCACGCTGTGCCGCGACAACAAGCTGCCGATCCTGGTCTTCGAACTGCTCGCCGAGGGCAATATCGCCCGCGCGGTCAAGGGTGAGAAGATCGGCACGCTCGTCAGCGATCAGAGCACCCGGGCCTGA